A DNA window from Salvelinus sp. IW2-2015 linkage group LG4q.1:29, ASM291031v2, whole genome shotgun sequence contains the following coding sequences:
- the lcat gene encoding phosphatidylcholine-sterol acyltransferase, which yields MGYAHCCTVLLIVFIALQQSAGFWLFDVVFPPSAKPQNKMANNSTPPVLIVPGNLGNQLEAKIDKPSLVHWMCYKKTDDFFTLWIDLNMFMPIGIDCWIDNIRIVYNRTTRKTSNSAGVTVRVPGFGQTYSVEFLDTNKLSGYFHTMVTHLVNMGYVRNETVRAAPYDWRVAPNEQEEYFAQLKKLIEDMYEQYQQPLYLLGHSMGSNYVLYFLYQQTQTWKDQYIKGLISLGAPWGGAVKPIRVLASGENDGIPMVSNIKIREEQRMTTTNPWMLPFEEAWPADHAFISTPSFNYTHQDYQRFFKDIDFEDGWFMWEDTRNLTAGLPPPGVEVYCFYGVGLPTPVTYIYDDQFPNVDPIDYVYADGDDTVDSLSMGLCKRWIGKQAQPVHVKEFRAMPHLEIVFNSKVINVVKSILEGRYGEEDSTFQETDERPIDSAVMQDQVQPDQAPRSTL from the exons ATGGGATATGCACACTGCTGTACCGTGCTCCTTATAGTATTCATTGCGCTACAGCAATCTGCTGGATTTTGGCTCTTCGATGTGGTGTTCCCACCAAGTGCCAAACCTCAAAACAAAATGGCAAACAATAGCACTCCGCCGGTTCTTATAG TACCTGGGAACCTAGGAAACCAGCTTGAGGCCAAGATTGACAAGCCAAGCCTTGTGCATTGGATGTGCTACAAAAAGACAGATGACTTTTTCACACTTTGGATTGACCTGAATATGTTCATGCCAATTGGGATTGACTGTTGGATCGATAATATAAG AATTGTATACAATAGGACAACTCGCAAGACCTCCAATTCTGCAGGGGTGACGGTGAGAGTGCCTGGTTTTGGACAGACATATTCTGTTGAGTTCTTGGACACAAACAAGTTGTCAG GTTATTTTCACACTATGGTTACACATTTGGTCAACATGGGATATGTCCGTAATGAGACTGTCCGAGCAGCACCATACGACTGGAGGGTAGCTCCAA ACGAGCAGGAGGAATACTTTGCACAGCTGAAGAAGCTGATTGAGGATATGTACGAGCAGTATCAACAACCACTTTACCTCTTGGGACACAGCATGGGAAGCAATTATGTCCTCTACTTCTTATATCAGCAGACCCAGACATGGAAAGACCAATACATCAAAGGCCTCATTTCACTTGGAGCACCCTGGGGTGGGGCAGTCAAGCCTATTCGAGTGCTAGCATCAG GTGAAAATGATGGCATCCCAATGGTATCCAACATCAAGATCCGGGAGGAGCAACGCATGACAACAACAAACCCCTGGATGCTTCCATTTGAAGAGGCATGGCCTGCAGACCACGCCTTCATCTCCACACCCTCATTCAACTATACCCACCAGGACTACCAGCGCTTCTTCAAAGACATCGACTTTGAGGATGGCTGGTTCATGTGGGAAGACACCAGAAACCTGACAGCTGGTCTGCCCCCTCCTGGTGTTGAGGTATACTGCTTCTATGGTGTAGGGCTGCCCACACCGGTTACCTATATTTATGACGACCAGTTCCCAAATGTAGACCCTATAGACTATGTGTATGCTGATGGGGATGATACAGTGGACAGTCTTAGCATGGGTTTATGTAAGCGTTGGATAGGAAAGCAAGCACAGCCTGTCCATGTCAAGGAGTTCAGGGCCATGCCCCACTTGGAAATAGTATTCAATAGCAAGGTAATCAATGTAGTCAAGAGTATCCTGGAGGGAAGATATGGGGAAGAGGATTCTACATTCCAAGAGACTGATGAACGTCCCATTGACTCCGCAGTCATGCAAGATCAAGTCCAGCCGGACCAGGCTCCCAGATCTACACTGTAA